Genomic window (Toxotes jaculatrix isolate fToxJac2 chromosome 10, fToxJac2.pri, whole genome shotgun sequence):
catttgtgtaacGCTGTTTTAGGACGATGCAGAGGCGGCTAGTTGTTCAAAGCTGtggctttgtctttttctttgttgtggTGCACTGCGCTCACGGAGACCTGAGCTATTCTgtgcaggaggagctgaagcGCGGATCTGTTATTGGAAATATTGCCAAAGATCTCGGGCTGGAGGTGGGCAGACTGTCTGCTCGCAAAGCTCGAGTTGACATGGAGGGAAACGACAGACAGTATTGCGAGATAAACCTTCGAAGCGGGGATTTATTGGTTGGGGAAAGAATAGACAGAGAGGAGCATTGTGGAGAAAGGCCTTCGTGCGTTCTGAAATTCGACTTGCTCTTAGAGAATCCTTTGGAGTTACACCGGTTGTCCCTGCAGGTGCAGGACGTGAACGACAATGCTCCCGTTTTCCCGAAGGATATTATAAAGCTGGAAATTACAGAGTCAGCTGTCAAAGGAACCAGATATCGCATCAATGCAGCACAAGATGCAGATATAGGCAAGAACTCCGTTGAAAGCTACGTTTTAGAACCAAACCCTCACTTTGTGTTCAGCATTCAGACGACGAGTGCTGGCAGTAAATATGGTGAGTTGGTTTTAAATAAAGAGTTAGACcgagaggagaagcaggaaaTGAAGTTACTGCTCACGGCTGTGGATGGTGGTTCTCCTCAGAGATCCGGGACTGTGGTGATACACGTCATTGTACTTGATGCTAATGATAACGCCCCAGTGTTCACTGAGGCCGTTTATACAGCTACATTACCGGAAAACTCCGCTTTGAAAACAAAAGTTGTCACAGTAAGTGCATCAGATGCGGACGAAGGCGTGAATGGAGAGGTTACGTATGAATTCAGCCGACTCTCTGATAAATCGCAAAAACTTTTTGCACTGGatgagaaaacaggagaaatcaGTGTGACAGGTGACATAGATTATGAAGAGGGATCCAGATATGAAGTGTTTGTAGAGGCCAAAGACGGTTATGGACTCTCTTCAGAAACAAAAGTGATTATTGACATCACTGACGTGAATGACAACGCACCGATTATATATCTAAAATCACTGTCTAACCCCATACCTGAGAACGTGTCACCTGGTACAGAGGTGGGCATCATCAACGTGCAGGACAGAGACTCTGAGAATAACAGACAGGTCCGCTGCTCCATTCAGCAAAATGTCCCTTTTAAGTTGGTTCCTTccattaaaaactattattctCTGGTGAGCACAGGACAACTGGACCGTGAAGTGGTGTCTGATTACAATATTACAATCACTGCCACTGATGAGGgctctccacctctgtcctcctctaaaAGTGTCCAGTTATCTGTAGCTGACATCAACGACAACCCACCTGTGTTTGAGGAACAGTCGTACAGCGCATATGTGAGTGAGAATAACAAACCTGGCTCCACTTTATGTTCCGTTAGTGCTCGAGACCCCGACTGGAGACAAAACGGTACAGTGATTTATTCTCTGTTATCTGGTGAGGTGAACGGTGCCCCGGTGTCCTCCTATGTGTCAGTTAACGGAGACACGGGGGTGATCCACGCTGTGAGGTCGTTTGATTATGAACAGTTCAGGAGCTTTAAAGTCCAGGTGATGGCCAGAGACAACGGTTCTCCTCCGCTGAGCAGCAACGTGACCGTCAGTGTGTTCATATCGGATGTGAACGACAACTCTCCTCAGATACTGTACCCCGCCCCGGAGGGCAACTCCTTCATGACCGAGCTGGTCCCCAAAGCCGCACACGGAGGCTCTCTGGTGTCCAAAGTGATAGCGGTGGACGCGGACTCCGGCCAGAACGCCTGGCTGTCTTATCACATAGTGAAATCCACTGATCCGGGACTTTTCAGTATTGGTGTCCACAGCGGAGAGATCAGGACACAGCGGGACATTTCTGAATCTGACAGCATGAAACAGAACCTTATTGTGGCAGTGAAAGATAACGGAcagccctctctgtctgccaccTGCTccatgtatttacttatttctgATAACTTGGCTGAAGTGCCAGAGCTGAAGGATATTTCTTATGATGAGAAGAATTCCAAACTGACCTCTTACCTGATCATCGCTCTGGTGTCAGTGTCCACCTTTTTcctgaccttcatcatcatcatcctgggTGTGAGGTTTTGTCGCAGGAGAAAGCCCAGACTGTTGTTTGACGGAGCAGTGGCCATCCCCAGCGCTTATCTGCCTCCTAATTACGCAGACGTTGACGGCACAGGAACTTTACGCAGCACGTACAATTATGACGCCTACCTGACAACAGGTTCTAGAACGAGTGATTTTAAGTTTGTGACGTCATACAATGACAACACACTGCCAGCTGACCAGACTCTGAGGAAAAGCCCAACAGACTTTGCTGAGGTTTTTGGAGACTCAGATGGTTCTCCTGAGGTAGGAACATATTAAATATCACCTAACTCTCATTTCGGTGATAAGTAAAACACATTCTCGTGTTTTGCTTTGGTTCTTTGAGCTTGAACCGTTCGTCATTGCTGTGGTCATTCAAGAGGTGGCGGTTTAAGATACTTTAAATGTGTCTTCAGGTCGTTTGGAATTAATGATTGTGCCTAATAACTTTATATATCTGCATTTGGACAGTCTCACATTAAAAATAGAAAGGTATCAAGTATCAAAATCGTGACATTAATTTTTATCAAATCGTGTTTGGCGTGGTGAATTCCATCTGCTTTAAAGGCCATTTTCCATTCCATTACATTTAAGTCCACCTTTTTGTATGTGGTTTTATGAATGCTTTACGTTTGCTCCCCAACTATGCAGTTTGTTTCTATGTCCTTGAAGCTGAATTCCGTTGCATTTGTGCATTTTCAGAGATATGTTACCCCAGTGTTTCGCGCTGTTTTCATTCTTCCCCTTAGCTTATGTTTTTAATTGAGTTTTCTGTGATACTGCTTTTTCTACTATATGGTTTTCCTGCtttgatgttttcatgaatTTGTCCTTGATCTAATATAGTTTCATTGTGAGAGCCTCCTCTTGATCCATAGTCAGTAGTATTCCAGTGTACCAATATGAATACATTGAAAACGGAGCCTGCTTGTTGTTTTGCTAGTGGGTTGTCCTCTTCATaagttctctctgtctgtgtaaaaGTACTGATATAGTCTTGAAAAATACTTCCTTGAGTTAATAATCCATGCAGAAGTTTTTTCAGTGTGACTCCTGCAGTCAACGTTTGACAGCAACTTGCTAAAAGAGTATTTTTTTAGTGGACATTTGATAGTTTTGTATGtgacacatttctgttgttATAGCTTAAATAGAATTTTAGCAATATTTTCTGAACTCTGCATCAATTGTTTATCACtgtaacattttaatgtttgacaAACTTCAGAGTCAAAATATGTGGTAGAGCAGTAACACACCATGTTTACAAATGTATCTATAAAACAAGTCTGACCTTACTGTGTTTCAGTATTTAATAATATATTTGTTGCTCATCATGGGAGTATCAATTATGAAAAGACATATTAAGCTGAtgtcttctctgtgttgtcatAACTCTGGTAGGAGCACGATCACTTTAAATCGATCCATCTTTGATTTCAGGGCATTAACTTAAATTTTGAAACAGTTTGTGATACGTGTGAAAGCACATGGGACTTCAGTGTATAGTTTTCACCAGCCAGCAGATGGATTAATAGGTTCAGTCTCATGGGTTAAAATGCAATAATATGTTTCCATACGCTCAACATCTGCAAAATTACTGTGTCAGGAAATGACTATCAGGAGTGACAATGGATTTTTGTACATCAGTCCTCTTGCAATTTTAAGATAACATGAAACAGCAATAGAATGAATCTGAAAGGGAAACGGTCCCTGCTTTTTCTTCAGATATAGTATAGTTTATGGACTTTTTCAAATTGTTGTTTGGAAACATGAACTGTTCTCCAGACACAGTTGCAGcaatttcatttttccttttgcctttttttattGAACGTTGGCCAATTAGTAAAGCACTGTTGtggcttttattgttgttgtttggataCATAAGAGTCACTGAATGGTTCCATTTCTCAAACATGTACAAAAAGCATACATTGCATTGCTGTACCTAAGAAATACTCATGGTGTCAGTATGTACCAGTGAACAGGAAGCCACGGTCATTCTCCACCCTTCAGTGTCAACGAATGCAAACACTGCTTCTGCTATTGTGCTGCAGTTCACGAAAACCGCTTCGTGTCTGACCTGATTGGACGTTTTCGGTTTATTAGAATACTTGACGGGTGATTCGCTCGTTTATTTAGACCTACTTAGTAATAGTTTGAATGTGATTGTGCTCTTTCTCGCAGTAACAATGGAATATGACAGATTTGTGTGGCACTGCGGCCTCGCtatgttttttctcttgttccTCCCCGTCAATGGAGACGTGAGCTACTCCATCCCGGAGGAGATGAAACGTGGATCTGTAATCGGAAATATCGCGAAGGATCTGGGCCTTGATGTGGGCAGACTGTCCGCTCGCAAGGCTCGTATCGATACTGAGGACAACAGTGTGAACTACTGCAGTGTAAATCTCAACACCGGAGACTTGATGGTGCAGGAGAGGATTGACAGAGAAGGGCTTTGTGCGAAAAAGGCGTCATGTGTTCTAAAACAGGAACTCGTCCTGGAAAATCCACTAGAGCTTCACCGTATTAGTATCCGTGTTCAGGATATTAATGACAATTCACCGCAGTTTAAAGAAGATTCACTGAAATTTGAAATACGAGAATCGGCAGTCAAGGGTTCGCTTTTTCTGCTAGATGAGGCACACGATGGAGACATCGGAGAAAATTCTGTTCAGGGCTACTCACTACAGCAGAATGATCACTTCAAACTAAACGTTAAGTCGAAAGGCAGTGGACGAAAATATGGTGAACTGGTCTTAGACAAAGAGTtggacagagaggacaaaaaagAGATTATGTTGTTACTTACCGCATTTGATGGAGGCTCTCCTCAGAGATCAGGTACTGTAGTTATACACGTCACTGTGTTGGATGCTAATGATAATGTACCAGTGTTTAGCCAGAGCGTCTATAAAGCCAGTCTGCCTGAAAACTCTCCTCTAGATACGTTGGTGATCACAGTGAGCGCAACTGATGCAGACGAAGGTTTACACAGCGAAATCACTTATGCATTTGATCATGTTTCAGATGAAAACCAAGTGTTCTTTGTAAATCCTAAAACCGGAGAAGTTAAAGTGGCTGGAGCTATTGATTATGAAAAAGAATCGTCATATGAGATGCAGATCAGCGCTAAAGATGGTCTGGGACTGGCGTCATATACAACTTTAATCATAGAAATTACAGATATAAATGACAACGCCCCAGTTATACACGTGAAATCACTGACTAACCCCATACCTGAGAACGTGTCGCCTGGTACAGAGGTGGGCATCATTAACGTGCAGGACAGAGACTCTGAGAATAAAAGACAGGCCCGCTGCTCCATTCAGCAAAATGTCCCTTTTAAGTTGGTTCCTTccattaaaaactattattctCTGGTGAGCACAGGACAACTGGACCGCGAAGTGATGTCTGATTACAACATTACAATCACTGCCACTGACGAGGgctctccacctctgtcctcctctaaaAGTGTCCAGTTATCTGTAGCTGACATCAACGACAACCCACCTGTGTTTGAGCAACAGTCGTACAGCGCATATGTGAGTGAGAATAACAAACCTGGCTCCACTTTATGTTCCGTTAGTGCTCGAGACCCCGACTGGAGACAAAACGGTACAGTGATTTATTCTCTGTTATCTGGTGAGGTGAACGGTGCCCCGGTGTCCTCCTATGTGTCAGTTAACGGAGACACGGGGGTGATCCACGCTGTGAGGTCGTTTGATTATGAACAGTTCAGGAGCTTTAAAGTCCAGGTGATGGCCAGAGACAACGGTTCTCCTCCGCTGAGCAGCAACGTGACCGTCAGTGTGTTCATATCGGATGTGAACGACAACTCTCCTCAGATACTGTACCCCGCCCCGGAGGGCAACTCCTTCATGACCGAGCTGGTCCCCAAAGCCGCACACGGAGGCTCTCTGGTGTCCAAAGTGATAGCGGTGGACGCGGACTCCGGCCAGAACGCCTGGCTGTCCTATCATATAGTCAAATCGACTGATGCGGGACTTTTCAGTATTGGTGTCCACAGCGGAGAGATCAGGACACAGCGGGACATTTCTGAATCTGACAGCATGAAACAGAATCTTATTGTGGCAGTGAAAGATAACGGAcagccctctctgtctgccaccTGCTCCgtgtatttacttatttctgATAACTTGGCTGAGGTGCCAGAGCTGAAGGATATTTCTTATGATGAGAAGAATTCCAAACTGACCTCTTACTTGATCATCGCTCTGGTGTCAGTGTCCACCTTTTTCCTGacgttcatcatcatcatcctcggTGTGAGGTTTTGTCGCAGGAGAAAGCCCAGACTGTTGTTTGACGGAGCAGTGGCCATCCCCAGCGCTTATCTCCCTCCTAATTACGCAGACGTTGACGGCACAGGAACTTTACGCAGCACGTACAATTATGACGCCTACCTGACAACAGGTTCTAGAACGAGTGACTTTAAGTTTGTGACGTCATACAATGACAACACACTGCCAGCTGACCAGACTCTGAGGAAAAGTCCAACAGACTTTGCTGATGCATTTGGAGACTCTGATGGTTCTCCTGAGGTAGGAACAGGTGACATCTTTGTTCTGAGCAATTTGTGTTTGCAAGCTAACTTTTCATGCAGTACCCATAGCGTaacattttttcctttcttgtcaTCTTTGAAAACACGATTTTAATTGTGTGACACACTGCTGCCATGAAGTTTCCTTGTTTAGGTTCatcctgtttttaaaatgattgcTACCTTCAATGCGTGTCATTACTGTTATCAGTTCCTAAATACATGCATTAAGCACTGCGATTAATCATGGAGTTTGATAccaagctcttttttttccctcctgtctcTTTCACCAAACCTATATTTCTTTGTTCACACAGCATTGGTTTGCCTGAGCTGTCTAgagctttgtctctgtccttggtgctgagcCTTGCTGTTGCTCTTGTGGTATATTTTCTGGAGAAACTTACCACTGCCTCAATTCATCATTTAAGTGTTTTAGATCACAGTTTCACttaaactgtgttttactgACCACTGTCTGAGGACAAATCCAGTTGACTTTTCCAGTGCTTTTGGAGATTCTGAAGTTTCCCACCTTAACTCATACATTAAACGGCAACTCAGATTGATGTGTTAAGTACAATAACGTGTCTAATTAGATTTCATTGTGAAAGCATGGACCTGTATCCTTCCCAGTGTAAATGTTCAAAACAAATCAGGAGAACATCTTACAGAATTACTTAAAATCTTAAAACATCTTTCCTTTACGTCTCCAAATCTTGGAAACTTTGGGAGATTTAAGAGAAAGGTGCAACTTTAGTGAAGGCTACAATATCTGCGCATTAACAGAGGTCAGGGAGGATTATTTACCTGGGCGAGAAGAGTATGGAAGGTTTTAAGCGTTTTACAAGCTCCCTCCTCCTAAAAGGTCAGGGCATCTTCAGCAGAGGATATTGTATATGGCCGTGCCAGCAAATGATTTTCTGTCTAATGAGGATCATAATGCTGGAAGGGACTGTGAGTTTTGTGGCATGCTTGAGTCTGTGCCTCATGTATTTATTGGCTGTCAGTGCGTGCTACCTTTGCTGTCTTCACTATCTAACGTCTGTGTGAAGATAGGAGGCTTTTTCTCTGAGGATGTGTACATACTGGCGCTCATGTACTCTGTGCGGACAAAAGACAATAGCCACATTCCTCAAACAGCATAATAGCTCTGAGAGCAGACTACTGGTGGACCCTGGGTTATTGTGTTAAGGGCTGGTCTCTGTGCATTTTAGGGCTGAGtatgaaatctgtgttttttgtgaatgaatttGAGATGTGTCAGAGGATGTGGCGTGTTTATGAGTCTTTTTGTAGCTTGAGGGGGGCTAAACTGGCTTTCTGTCTATGACTGGGGCTTTTACTGTTTGGCTTTGATGGAGTCTGACCTGTGTGTTGGTTTGGTAGGTGAGAGCTGGATATGTtggtttccttttttattttttaaaaagtgtgatGCACAGTGCCATATCTAGTGTTTGGTAGACATTCTTTAATGAGGAAGGTTAAAAGTAAAGTAtatctcactgtgtctctctctcttagaAGAGTAATATTTCTGTAAGCTTTTATTTATGGCACTTTGCTTTCCAGAACATTTGCTTTCtggacatattttttttcttagtttacTATGATAGATTGTAACAACCTGTTGTATGTGGTTTTCCAGTACACAAGTCTGTCAGAAGTTTAATCTGTCATACACATATTTTACAATATCTGCGTTATCACATGTTCTCAGGAAACTTGGCTTTATAATTTCAGTCAGAGATGTTTTCTTACTACGTTCCTTTGGAAAAAATAGCTTCAGTGTTTAAAATTGATGAGTACTACTCATGTATAATTATGACAATGACACTTTTCTAACACTCACAGTTTGTATTGTGTTATGAAGTTGCATAAAATGTTAAACCAATTAATATAATTTCTATATAATTTTAATATGCCACTTGTGCTACgttatttttatcatcatcatcagtattTTTACTGTCATTGTCTGCAGTCTGTTATTTCTTCATTCCCACTCGTGGTGTCGCTATTTGCTAATCTACGTTAAGCATTTCCACTCCACCCTCCGGTGTGAAGACCAATAAAAGGGTGGATGTTTAGTAGCTCTTGGTCCGAGGATGAATACAGCGTGCCACTGCCCTGCTGTCGATTGTCTTTTGACTAAATAGCACAATCCTTCTTTGAATCTGAAATCTAAacggggttttttttctgtaccaAACGCATTGCCATGATGTGGCGCCAAATGAGCTGCTtcgttttctttctgttgtggCAAGCCGCGCATGGGGACGTGAGTTATTCCTTTCAGGAGGAAATGAAGCGCGGATCTTCTATCGGGAATATAGCGAAGGATCTTAACCTGGATCTGAGTCAGCTCTCTTCTAGAAATGCCCGCGTTGATGCCGCTGGGAATCGCAAACGCTATTGTGATATCAGTCTCAGCACTGGGGATTTAATTGTTGCCGACAGGATTGACCGAGAGGAGCTTTGTGGAGAGAAGCTGTCGTGTGTAATAAAACGCGATCTCATACTGGAGAATCCTTTGGAACTGCATCCTTTCAGTCTGCACATTCAAGATATTAATGATAACTCTCCACAATTTAACGAAGAATCTGTCAATATAGAAATTCAAGAGTCGGCAGTCCGGGGGGCTCGTTTTGTGATAGAGGAGGCGCACGATGCGGATGTAGGCCAAAATTCAGTCCAACACTACAGCCTTAAGAAGAACGATAATTTCATTTTGGCCGCTAATGGAAACACAATAGAGCTTGTTCTTGATAAAGAGCTTGATCGCGAGAAACAATCAGAAATTAATTTGCTCCTCACAGCTCTAGATGGAGGCTCTCCTCAGAGATCAGGTACCGTAGTAATACACGTTACTGTGCTGGATGCTAATGATAACGCCCCAGTGTTCAGCCAGGCCGTTTATAAAGCCAGTCTGCCTGAAAACTCTCCTTTAGATACTGTAGTGGTCACAGTGAGCGCGACTGATGCAGACGAGGGAGTCAATGGAGATGTGACTTATGACTTTGGTCATGTTACTGAGGATGTGAAGAAAGTTTTTAGTATTGACCGTAAGAACggcaaaataaaagttaatgGCGTGATTGACTTTGAAACTGTTACATCCTATGATTTGCGCATTAAAGCAAAAGATGGTTTAGGATTATCGTCATATACAAAGGTAACAGTCGATGTCACCGATGTCAATGACAACACACCTGTGATCTATGTGAAATCTCTGGCCAATCCAGTACCAGAGAACGTGTCACCTGGTACAGAGGTGGGCATTATTAACGTGCAGGATGCAGATTCCGATAATAACCAAAAGGTCCGCTGCTCCATTCAGCAAAATGTCCCTTTTAAGTTGGCTCCTTcaattaaaaactattattctCTGGTGAGCACAGGACAACTGGACCGTGAAGTGGTGTCTGATTACAACATTACAATCACTGCCACTGACGAGGgctctccacctctgtcctcctctaaaAGTGTCCAGTTATCTGTAGCTGACATCAACGACAACCCACCTGTGTTTGAGGAACAGTCGTACAGCGCATATGTGAGTGAGAATAACAAACCTGGCTCCACTTTATGTTCCGTTAGTGCTCGAGACCCCGACTGGAGACAAAACGGTACAGTGATTTATTCTCTGTTACCTGGTGAGGTGAACGGTGCCCCGGTGTCCTCCTATGTGTCAGTTAACGGAGACACGGGGGTGATCCACGCTGTGAGGTCGTTTGATTATGAACAGTTCAGGAGCTTTAAAGTCCAGGTGATGGCCAGAGACAACGGTTCTCCTCCGCTGAGCAGCAACGTGACCGTCAGTGTGTTCATATCGGATGTGAACGACAACTCTCCTCAGATACTGTACCCCGCCCCGGAGGGCAACTCCTTCATGACCGAGCTGGTCCCCAAAGCTGCACACGGAGGCTCTCTGGTGTCCAAAGTGATAGCGGTGGACGCGGACTCCGGCCAGAACGCCTGGCTGTCCTATCAAATAGTCAAATCCACCGATCCGGGACTTTTCAGTATTGGTGTCCACAGCGGAGAGATCAGGACACAGCGGGACATTTCTGAATCTGACAGCATGAAACAGAACCTTATTGTGGCAGTGAAAGATAACGGAcagccctctctgtctgccaccTGTTccatgtatttacttatttctgATAACTTGGCTGAGGTGCCAGAGCTGAAGGATATTTCTTATGATGAGAAGAATTCCAAACTGACCTCTTACCTGATCATCGCTCTGGTGTCAGTGTCCACCTTTTTcctgaccttcatcatcatcatcctcggTGTGAGGTTTTGTCGCAGGAGAAAGCCCAGACTGTTGTTTGACGGAGCAGTGGCCATCCCCAGCGCTTATCTCCCTCCTAATTACGCAGATGTTGACGGCACAGGAACTTTACGCAGCACGTACAATTATGACGCCTACCTGACAACAGGTTCTAGAACGAGTGACTTTAAGTTCGTCAGTTCTTATAATGACAACACGCTGCCAGCTGACCAAACAATAAGGAAAAGCCCAACAGACTTTGCTGATGCATTTGGAGAAGTAGAGGAGTCCTCACAGGTATGAATAACCTATGTGGCATCAAATTGTCTTCATAGAAATAAGTTCAATGAAAAACACAGTCCTCTGACGTTGTAGTTTCAGTTTCACGCATATGATATATAAGTCTGTTTTGTCCAAACTATTGTGCAtaattcttcatttttcttcctACCCTTGGCACTTTTTTATAGAATTGTTGAAACTTCAGGTATTGTAGGTTTCATTTTGATTGCTCTTTGCaattgtctgtctctctttattttgaaaggagcTCATAGTGTGTTGTTTCTGAACATCCATACTTCCAAGCCTTCTATCTTAACAGTTGTGTGCAACTctcataaatatttttaagcTGCAGGTTCTTGGCATCATCCTAGTTTCATTGTTATTTGACGCTTAGTGATTGGCTTTCATAGTTACTCACTGGCTTCCTCTGTGGATTCACCAAACACTTGTCATGTggtttttcattcatgtttgatcTGGCACTGTTAATGTTGTTCTGCCTGCATAAAAGATGACGTGGCATTCCTTTTTTAGAGGCGGAATTTCTTGcgtttgttttcagtgtgttattattagtgtttttTAGTAAAATTTtagtaaaatgcagagagtaaatttccccagcttgagggatcaGTAATAAATACCAGTAATACATTTTTCAATTACAAAACCACAGATTCTGTGGCAACTTATAACTTTAATTAAATGCAGCTACCTTCGTGACAGATACAAATTCTTGAATAGCGATGTATTTGTCAATATCACTAATAATCTTGATAGCAACATACAAATGTGCAGTGTGACTGATTTTTGGCAGTCATAATCCTGATACTATTCCTTTTGTCTATAGCGTATGATGTCTCTCATATGATCACATAATCATtgttaaagagaaaatgatttctttGGCCATATTTACCACCATATTTCATTACCAATAGATGACTTTGTTGTTGAATATTTCTGGCAAGCACTGATCTTTCACTATAGCCCAGTGACATATGTTATTATGGTATTTATAGCAGAGTTCTCTATATATCTCCCAAGTTGGATGAATGAAAGTCTAGTTAAATATGCTATTGTCTGATGATATCTCGAGCACAGGTGGAAGATACTGcttgatgaatgaatgtgttcatATTCAAAGGTAGTGAAGTAGTAAACTTAAACAACTGCAATCACTGTAACACTGGTATTAGTAGTGTAATATAAGGTTGCAGTGGTGTATTGGTGGCACTGTTAAGAGTCGTGTGTCAAGCATCAAGTTTTCCAGCTTTCTGATTTTTGCATCGagttttctcttcatttcttgCAGTTGTCTGGACATATAATGCTAATAGAAGCAGTTTCCTTGTCAGAatttaaacttttcttttttttcttcttttttaaataaacatgaagcATATCCCCTTCTCTTTCTGGAGCCTGTAAAATTAAACTCTCATCAAAATATTGGAGCTGACTGGGATGTCAGGCCAAGTGGGGGCACTGAGAGCCCTGCTCTGTAACTATTTGTAGACAACCTGAACTCAGTCACTAGACCTGTTGTCTATGTAGCTTGTCTATGTagttatttataaaaaataaaagggcATTGTGTCTTCTTAGCCTGACCTGAATCTGTCTGCAATGCACTGAAGTAAATGCATGCACAACTTGTTGCAGCTGTTTTCCTGGTTAGGACTGATTTTGGGCACTTGTCGCTGGAAATGTTGTACACGTCAAAGTTAATGTACTTAATGTTTTACTTAGAACTGTGCGCAAAGCTATGTGGACTACAGCCAGTTTAACAgtgttcctttttattttcttttttctgttcataGTTATTGTTGAAGTGAACTCACGGTGTCGCTGTACACCAGCCTTACAATGATTACGTTCCTCTATCTTTTGTGGACAGAGGTTCTTCTACGCCCATTGAGCGTTCCAGATATCAGCACACTGACGCTGAATTGCtcttgttatttctgttttgtggcGACACAGTGTTTCCTCTATCTACTGTTCAGTGATTTAGAAACTCGTTATTCACGATGGACTTGAATATTGTCTTGTTTCAGCCGCGCtg
Coding sequences:
- the LOC121188874 gene encoding protocadherin gamma-A12-like, which gives rise to MQRRLVVQSCGFVFFFVVVHCAHGDLSYSVQEELKRGSVIGNIAKDLGLEVGRLSARKARVDMEGNDRQYCEINLRSGDLLVGERIDREEHCGERPSCVLKFDLLLENPLELHRLSLQVQDVNDNAPVFPKDIIKLEITESAVKGTRYRINAAQDADIGKNSVESYVLEPNPHFVFSIQTTSAGSKYGELVLNKELDREEKQEMKLLLTAVDGGSPQRSGTVVIHVIVLDANDNAPVFTEAVYTATLPENSALKTKVVTVSASDADEGVNGEVTYEFSRLSDKSQKLFALDEKTGEISVTGDIDYEEGSRYEVFVEAKDGYGLSSETKVIIDITDVNDNAPIIYLKSLSNPIPENVSPGTEVGIINVQDRDSENNRQVRCSIQQNVPFKLVPSIKNYYSLVSTGQLDREVVSDYNITITATDEGSPPLSSSKSVQLSVADINDNPPVFEEQSYSAYVSENNKPGSTLCSVSARDPDWRQNGTVIYSLLSGEVNGAPVSSYVSVNGDTGVIHAVRSFDYEQFRSFKVQVMARDNGSPPLSSNVTVSVFISDVNDNSPQILYPAPEGNSFMTELVPKAAHGGSLVSKVIAVDADSGQNAWLSYHIVKSTDPGLFSIGVHSGEIRTQRDISESDSMKQNLIVAVKDNGQPSLSATCSMYLLISDNLAEVPELKDISYDEKNSKLTSYLIIALVSVSTFFLTFIIIILGVRFCRRRKPRLLFDGAVAIPSAYLPPNYADVDGTGTLRSTYNYDAYLTTGSRTSDFKFVTSYNDNTLPADQTLRKSPTDFAEVFGDSDGSPEVGTY
- the LOC121188170 gene encoding protocadherin gamma-A11-like isoform X7 yields the protein MEYDRFVWHCGLAMFFLLFLPVNGDVSYSIPEEMKRGSVIGNIAKDLGLDVGRLSARKARIDTEDNSVNYCSVNLNTGDLMVQERIDREGLCAKKASCVLKQELVLENPLELHRISIRVQDINDNSPQFKEDSLKFEIRESAVKGSLFLLDEAHDGDIGENSVQGYSLQQNDHFKLNVKSKGSGRKYGELVLDKELDREDKKEIMLLLTAFDGGSPQRSGTVVIHVTVLDANDNVPVFSQSVYKASLPENSPLDTLVITVSATDADEGLHSEITYAFDHVSDENQVFFVNPKTGEVKVAGAIDYEKESSYEMQISAKDGLGLASYTTLIIEITDINDNAPVIHVKSLTNPIPENVSPGTEVGIINVQDRDSENKRQARCSIQQNVPFKLVPSIKNYYSLVSTGQLDREVMSDYNITITATDEGSPPLSSSKSVQLSVADINDNPPVFEQQSYSAYVSENNKPGSTLCSVSARDPDWRQNGTVIYSLLSGEVNGAPVSSYVSVNGDTGVIHAVRSFDYEQFRSFKVQVMARDNGSPPLSSNVTVSVFISDVNDNSPQILYPAPEGNSFMTELVPKAAHGGSLVSKVIAVDADSGQNAWLSYHIVKSTDAGLFSIGVHSGEIRTQRDISESDSMKQNLIVAVKDNGQPSLSATCSVYLLISDNLAEVPELKDISYDEKNSKLTSYLIIALVSVSTFFLTFIIIILGVRFCRRRKPRLLFDGAVAIPSAYLPPNYADVDGTGTLRSTYNYDAYLTTGSRTSDFKFVTSYNDNTLPADQTLRKSPTDFADAFGDSDGSPEQKPPNNDWRFTQGQRPGPSGATGGPEVAMGTGPWPQPPTEAEQLQALMAAANEVSEATATLGPGTMGLSTRYSPQFTLQHVPDYRQNVYIPGSTATLTSNPQQQQATAQQATQQALPPPQASAQPEPPKAAQTPASKKKSTKKEKK